A genomic segment from Oncorhynchus keta strain PuntledgeMale-10-30-2019 chromosome 7, Oket_V2, whole genome shotgun sequence encodes:
- the LOC118386479 gene encoding transcription factor Sp5-like, producing MAAVAVLRNETLQAFLQDRTPNSSPENCKHSPLALLAATCNRIGHHHGSSPADFLQVPYDTTLGSPSRIFHPWSNEGNPQSTLSSNSTFGLSKSQLHIQSSFTSHHELPLTPPADPSYPYDFSPVKMLPCSMQTLQSSCPPTYVPAVTYAAPTSMQGFVTGHSGLVHQQQRQLSPNTGEDIPWWSLQQGNHVSHHSITTQSLGHHRFQLQRGLVMGHTDFAQYQTQIAALLHTKSPLATARRCRRCRCPNCQSSTSSDEPGKKKQHICHIPGCGKVYGKTSHLKAHLRWHSGERPFICNWLFCGKSFTRSDELQRHLRTHTGEKRFVCPDCCKRFMRSDHLAKHVKTHQNKKSKCHEKTLDLHVKREDLRNM from the exons ATGGCAGCAGTGGCTGTACTGCGGAATGAAACACTCCAGGCTTTTCTTCAG GACCGTACTCCGAACTCTTCACCAGAGAACTGCAAACACTCTCCACTGGCGCTGTTAGCTGCCACTTGTAACCGGATCGGACATCACCACGGATCAAGTCCGGCAGATTTCCTACAGGTTCCTTATGACACTACTTTAGGCTCACCGTCGCGAATTTTTCATCCTTGGAGTAACGAGGGGAATCCTCAAAGCACTCTCTCTAGCAATTCTACTTTTGGACTATCTAAATCCCAACTCCACATCCAAAGCTCATTTACTTCCCACCACGAGCTCCCGCTCACCCCCCCAGCGGATCCCTCATATCCCTATGACTTTTCTCCTGTGAAGATGTTACCTTGCTCCATGCAGACTTTGCAGTCCTCGTGCCCACCCACGTACGTCCCTGCTGTAACTTATGCAGCGCCAACTTCCATGCAAGGTTTCGTTACCGGACACTCTGGCCTTGTGCACCAGCAACAGAGACAGTTGTCCCCTAACACAGGGGAGGATATTCCGTGGTGGAGTCTCCAACAGGGAAACCACGTCAGTCACCACTCAATCACCACTCAATCCCTAGGTCACCACCGTTTCCAACTGCAGAGGGGCTTGGTAATGGGACATACAGACTTTGCGCAGTATCAGACTCAAATCGCTGCCCTCCTTCACACCAAGTCCCCCCTTGCAACAGCTCGAAGATGCCGGAGATGCAGGTGTCCAAACTGTCAGTCATCCACCTCAAGCGATGAGCCCGGCAAGAAAAAGCAACACATCTGTCACATACCAGGGTGCGGGAAAGTTTATGGCAAAACTTCCCATCTCAAAGCGCACCTGAGGTGGCACTCGGGAGAGCGTCCATTTATTTGTAACTGGCTTTTCTGTGGCAAGAGTTTCACCAGGTCTGATGAGCTTCAGAGACACCTGAGGACTCATACTGGGGAGAAGCGTTTTGTTTGTCCGGATTGTTGCAAGAGGTTCATGAGGAGTGACCATTTGGCAAAACATGTCAAGACTCACCAGAACAAAAAATCTAAGTGTCACGAGAAGACACTTGATCTTCACGTTAAAAGGGAAGATTTGAGGAACATGTAG